A single region of the Bacillus sp. DX3.1 genome encodes:
- a CDS encoding IS4 family transposase produces MNMHQKQELSLFAEELYRYMSPATLNQLAIEAGGMKRKRKCHGHHFLSLCVWLNQQIATTSLTQLCSQLETSTGILLSPEGLNRRFNSASVAFFRTVFTTLLQAKIGGLSKISHSLSAYFERILILDSTTFQVPDRFVSTYPGAGGCSHKAGVKIQLEYDLLSGEFSDVKIEPGKRSDQAYGATRTGMAQKNELYIRDLGYFRLQDFKSIQDKQGYYLSRLKLPTKIYRKEFETVVFKTKPAQLRPVYIQIHLEDIMNQLQPGQVYELHDVYVGSKDKLPTRIVVYKCTEEQKQKRLRDRAIREKKKGITYTERTKLLQGITVYMTNIPTEWVPKEKIYDLYSLRWQIELLFKIWKSWFQIHRCKSIKQERLECHLYGQLISILLCSSTMFKMRELLLRKKQKELSEYKAMYIIKDYFSLFYQALHKNTQELSKVLLRLFNLLQRNGRKSHRYEKKTVFDILGVVYEYTTSTHQVA; encoded by the coding sequence ATGAATATGCATCAAAAACAAGAGTTGTCTTTATTTGCTGAAGAGTTATATCGATATATGTCTCCCGCTACACTTAATCAATTAGCTATAGAAGCAGGCGGAATGAAACGAAAACGGAAATGCCATGGGCACCATTTTTTATCTTTATGTGTATGGTTAAATCAACAAATCGCTACTACCTCTCTTACTCAACTTTGTAGTCAATTAGAAACTTCAACAGGAATTTTATTAAGTCCTGAGGGACTTAATCGACGATTTAACTCGGCTTCTGTAGCCTTCTTTCGAACTGTATTTACTACACTTCTACAAGCTAAAATTGGGGGATTATCTAAGATTTCTCATTCTCTTTCTGCTTACTTTGAGCGTATTCTTATCCTTGATTCTACAACATTTCAAGTGCCGGATCGATTTGTATCTACTTATCCTGGTGCCGGAGGATGTAGTCATAAAGCTGGTGTGAAAATTCAACTAGAGTATGACTTGTTGAGTGGAGAATTTTCTGATGTGAAAATTGAACCAGGAAAACGAAGTGATCAGGCGTATGGTGCGACTCGAACAGGCATGGCACAAAAGAATGAACTATATATTCGTGACTTAGGATATTTTCGTTTACAAGACTTTAAGTCTATTCAAGATAAGCAAGGATATTATTTATCACGTCTTAAGTTACCAACTAAGATATATAGAAAAGAATTCGAAACAGTCGTGTTTAAAACAAAACCCGCTCAACTGAGGCCGGTATATATACAAATTCATTTGGAAGACATCATGAACCAATTACAACCTGGCCAAGTGTATGAATTACATGATGTATATGTAGGGAGCAAAGACAAACTACCTACTCGCATTGTGGTTTATAAATGTACGGAGGAGCAAAAACAAAAACGCCTACGTGATCGAGCTATTCGTGAAAAGAAAAAAGGAATTACATATACAGAGCGTACGAAACTTTTACAAGGAATTACGGTATATATGACAAACATTCCTACGGAATGGGTACCAAAAGAGAAAATCTATGATTTATATTCACTACGTTGGCAAATTGAACTGTTATTTAAAATATGGAAATCCTGGTTTCAAATTCATCGTTGTAAATCTATTAAACAAGAGCGATTAGAATGTCATCTTTATGGACAACTCATTAGTATCCTATTATGTTCTTCTACAATGTTTAAGATGAGAGAACTCCTGTTACGTAAGAAACAGAAAGAGCTAAGTGAATATAAAGCGATGTACATAATTAAAGATTATTTTTCACTTTTTTACCAAGCATTACACAAAAACACCCAAGAGCTATCAAAGGTTCTCCTTCGTCTGTTTAACCTCCTACAGCGCAACGGACGAAAATCTCATCGATACGAGAAAAAGACAGTCTTTGATATTTTGGGTGTTGTGTATGAGTATACCACTTCTACTCATCAGGTAGCATAG
- a CDS encoding IS6 family transposase: protein MEKQNLFKWKHYQPELILLTVRWYLRYNLSFRNLVEMMEERGVSIAHTTIMRWVHQYGPQLEEKVRYHLKSTNDSWRVDETYIKVKGQWMYLYRAVDSEGNTIDFYLSKSRDKQAAKRFFKKALAFSYVSKPRVITVDKNPAYPVAIRALKEEKHMPEGIELRQVRYLNNIVEQDHRFIKKRVRSMLGFKSFGTATSILAGVEAMHMIKKEQIDLRDQSVQNQKEFIHRLFGLTA, encoded by the coding sequence ATGGAAAAGCAAAACTTATTCAAGTGGAAACACTATCAGCCTGAACTAATCTTATTAACAGTAAGATGGTACCTGCGGTACAATTTAAGCTTTCGTAACCTGGTGGAAATGATGGAAGAACGAGGAGTATCAATCGCTCACACAACCATTATGCGTTGGGTTCATCAATATGGGCCTCAATTAGAAGAGAAAGTACGATATCATCTTAAATCAACAAATGACTCATGGAGAGTTGATGAAACCTATATCAAAGTAAAAGGTCAATGGATGTATTTATATCGTGCTGTAGATTCCGAAGGGAACACCATTGATTTTTATCTTAGTAAATCAAGAGATAAACAAGCAGCCAAGCGCTTTTTCAAGAAAGCCTTGGCTTTTTCGTATGTTTCTAAACCTCGCGTGATAACAGTAGATAAGAACCCCGCTTATCCTGTAGCAATTCGAGCGTTGAAAGAAGAAAAGCATATGCCTGAAGGCATAGAGCTAAGGCAAGTTAGATATCTCAATAACATAGTGGAACAAGATCATCGCTTTATTAAGAAACGTGTTCGTTCTATGTTAGGGTTCAAGTCTTTTGGCACAGCTACATCCATTCTTGCAGGAGTGGAAGCTATGCATATGATTAAAAAAGAACAGATTGATTTACGGGATCAGTCTGTCCAAAACCAGAAAGAATTCATCCATCGATTGTTTGGGCTTACAGCATAA
- a CDS encoding IS4 family transposase has product MTLSIQDEFHLFAEELQRYLSPNILQQLAQETGFVKRKSKYGARDLAALCIWISQHVASDSLTRLCSQLYANTATLMSPEGLNQRFNRCAVLFLQRIFSLLVKSQLNDSSQIQNQYTSYFQRIRILDATIFQVPNHLSPIYPGSGGCAQTAGIKIQLEYDLHSGKFLNFQMEPGKNNDKTFGTDCLDTLRPGDLCIRDLGYFSLKDLDQMDQRGVFYVSRLKLNNRVYVKNDSPEFFRDGTVKKQSLYVLLNLEDIMHQIKPGDTYEIRNAYIGQQKLPSRVVIYRLTSTQTHKRRKQQTYVEKKKGVTYSEKSKRLTEINVYITNIPWELVPMEQVHDIYSLRWQIEIVFKTWKSLFGINHCHNIKRERLECHLYGQLIAIFLCSSTMFKMRQLLLQKKQKELSEYKAIYMIQDHLYLVYEAIQKDTQEVSKIFLRLFDLLQKNGRKSHRYEKKTVFDILGVVYQCTVSNLKQKTA; this is encoded by the coding sequence ATGACTCTATCGATTCAAGATGAGTTTCATTTATTCGCTGAAGAACTACAGCGATATCTATCTCCAAACATCCTTCAACAGCTTGCACAGGAGACGGGTTTCGTAAAACGTAAAAGTAAGTATGGCGCACGAGATTTGGCCGCTTTATGTATTTGGATTAGTCAACACGTAGCAAGTGATTCCCTCACTCGATTATGTAGTCAACTTTATGCAAATACAGCTACACTTATGAGTCCAGAAGGACTTAATCAACGTTTTAACCGATGCGCTGTTTTATTTCTACAGCGTATATTTTCTCTTTTAGTCAAAAGCCAACTAAATGATTCGTCTCAAATCCAAAACCAATATACTTCTTATTTTCAACGTATACGTATTTTAGATGCTACTATTTTTCAAGTACCCAATCATTTATCCCCTATTTATCCTGGTTCAGGAGGATGTGCACAAACAGCCGGTATCAAAATTCAGCTAGAGTATGATTTACATAGTGGAAAATTCCTCAATTTTCAAATGGAGCCAGGTAAAAATAATGATAAAACCTTTGGTACAGATTGTTTAGATACCTTACGCCCAGGAGATTTATGTATTCGAGATTTAGGATACTTTTCTCTAAAAGATTTAGACCAGATGGATCAACGCGGTGTATTCTATGTTTCACGGTTAAAATTAAATAATAGAGTATATGTAAAAAATGATTCTCCAGAATTCTTTCGGGATGGGACAGTAAAAAAGCAATCTCTATATGTTTTACTTAACCTTGAAGATATTATGCATCAGATAAAACCAGGAGATACTTATGAAATCCGGAATGCCTATATTGGACAACAAAAATTACCCTCACGAGTTGTAATATACAGACTGACATCAACTCAAACTCATAAACGTAGGAAACAGCAAACCTATGTTGAAAAGAAAAAAGGAGTTACATACTCTGAAAAAAGTAAACGATTAACAGAAATTAACGTTTATATTACCAACATACCATGGGAACTTGTTCCGATGGAACAAGTTCATGATATCTACTCACTACGTTGGCAAATAGAGATTGTATTTAAAACATGGAAATCTCTTTTTGGTATTAATCATTGTCACAATATTAAGCGAGAGCGTCTAGAATGTCATCTTTATGGACAGTTAATCGCTATTTTTCTTTGTTCTTCCACTATGTTCAAAATGCGACAGCTGTTACTACAGAAAAAACAAAAAGAATTAAGTGAATATAAAGCAATTTATATGATTCAAGATCATTTGTACTTAGTATATGAAGCTATACAAAAAGACACCCAAGAAGTATCAAAAATTTTCCTTCGTCTGTTTGACCTCTTACAGAAAAACGGACGGAAATCGCATCGATATGAGAAAAAGACAGTCTTTGATATTTTAGGTGTCGTTTATCAGTGTACTGTATCCAATCTAAAGCAGAAAACTGCATAA
- a CDS encoding undecaprenyl-diphosphatase produces MSFSQFNIDIFRAINDLGKQYSFLNSAMVFLAEYMVYIFGLIIIAYWFTGSRKSRMMVIQAMVAFVIAEVIGKIAGKFHLNYQPFAVLPDVNKLVDHAVDNSFPSDHTILFFSICFSFWLVRKKTGWLWLILAFCVAISRIWVGVHYPFDVAIGALIGCVSALFSYWLVPKFSFIKQLLTLYERVEKHVLPSKNKSKGF; encoded by the coding sequence ATGTCTTTTTCTCAATTCAATATTGATATTTTTCGAGCAATTAATGATTTAGGTAAACAATATTCATTCCTAAACTCAGCCATGGTATTTTTGGCAGAATATATGGTATATATTTTTGGTTTAATTATTATAGCTTATTGGTTTACCGGGTCCAGAAAAAGTAGGATGATGGTTATTCAAGCGATGGTTGCTTTTGTGATTGCTGAGGTGATTGGAAAAATAGCAGGGAAATTTCATTTGAATTATCAACCGTTTGCAGTATTGCCTGATGTTAATAAACTTGTCGACCATGCTGTAGATAATTCATTTCCTAGTGACCATACGATTCTCTTTTTTTCGATTTGTTTTTCGTTTTGGCTTGTTCGTAAAAAGACTGGATGGTTATGGCTTATACTTGCATTTTGTGTAGCGATCTCTCGTATTTGGGTAGGGGTTCATTATCCTTTTGATGTTGCAATAGGGGCTTTAATAGGATGTGTTTCAGCGTTATTTTCGTATTGGTTAGTACCGAAATTTTCTTTTATCAAGCAATTGCTTACTCTATATGAAAGAGTAGAGAAACATGTTTTACCATCCAAAAACAAATCAAAGGGATTTTGA
- a CDS encoding TetR/AcrR family transcriptional regulator codes for MLKKADLRIIRTKKFIYDAFIKLIAEKGYDAITIQDITDEALINRATFYSHYRDKQDLLTKLSENVLGELTSKMVLYAHVQGHQIDFSEFEGILQSIFECILKHADFYKSMLGPHGIHDFNLKMQQTIMDNLEQNFIELKIEDHDLDIPKDMVFHFITSCVVGMAIWWLQNDMKYSPKYTAKQLVKLMTKGPLCAVGFTLFNEG; via the coding sequence ATGTTGAAAAAGGCGGATCTGCGGATTATTCGGACAAAGAAATTTATATATGACGCTTTTATCAAACTGATAGCGGAAAAGGGATACGATGCTATTACCATTCAAGACATCACAGATGAGGCACTCATCAATCGAGCAACATTTTACTCGCATTACAGGGATAAACAAGATTTGTTAACAAAGCTTAGTGAGAATGTACTAGGAGAGTTGACAAGTAAGATGGTCCTATATGCCCATGTGCAGGGACATCAAATAGATTTTTCGGAATTCGAGGGGATTTTACAATCCATATTTGAGTGTATATTAAAACATGCAGACTTTTATAAAAGCATGCTTGGACCTCATGGCATTCATGATTTTAACCTAAAAATGCAGCAGACTATTATGGATAATCTTGAACAAAATTTCATTGAGCTTAAAATTGAAGACCATGACTTAGATATTCCAAAGGATATGGTATTCCATTTCATCACTTCCTGTGTTGTTGGGATGGCAATTTGGTGGCTTCAAAATGACATGAAATATTCACCGAAATATACTGCAAAACAATTAGTGAAGCTTATGACTAAAGGACCCTTGTGTGCAGTGGGTTTTACTTTGTTTAATGAGGGCTAG
- a CDS encoding IS3 family transposase (programmed frameshift) has translation MGKKTHYPAEIKWKVVEMKHQGFKNKEIMDALGIKHVAQIKTWMKWYREGETYRFEQSIGRQSAHGKGLKKLTELEQKELEIRYLKAKINIAGKVPRNLKEVGGKEEIMKMIKEWQSIFTIAELCSIFNISRATYYRWKKHEKTVTNHEEKTVIEICQHHKYRYGYRRVTACLRNQFNIVMNHKKVLRIMRKYNVLSRVRKKKKIFVLGHEPVVAKNRIQRRFKATKPNEKWFTDITYLMFGNKTLYFSSIIDGFNNEIVSYKIGETQDVSLVLDTLKEALRKRNVIDTILHSDQGKVYTSKQFQTYAKEKGIITSMSRTGNCHDNALIESFHSHLKSEGFYAQNIKQSNNASIIQTVDEYIHYYNNERIQRKLDNMSPIDYRKHVV, from the exons ATGGGGAAAAAGACGCATTATCCCGCCGAAATAAAGTGGAAAGTAGTTGAAATGAAACACCAAGGATTCAAAAATAAAGAAATTATGGATGCCTTAGGAATTAAGCATGTGGCTCAAATTAAAACTTGGATGAAATGGTATCGTGAAGGTGAAACCTATCGGTTTGAACAATCTATTGGAAGACAATCTGCACATGGAAAAGGCTTAAAAAAGTTAACAGAACTTGAACAAAAAGAATTAGAAATACGTTATTTAAAGGCAAAGATTA ATATTGCTGGAAAAGTGCCAAGAAACCTTAAGGAGGTGGGAGGAAAAGAAGAAATAATGAAAATGATAAAGGAATGGCAATCAATTTTTACAATTGCAGAACTGTGTTCCATATTTAATATTTCGCGCGCTACTTATTATCGTTGGAAAAAGCACGAGAAAACAGTAACTAATCATGAAGAAAAAACCGTAATAGAAATATGTCAACATCATAAATATCGGTATGGATATCGTCGGGTTACAGCTTGTCTACGTAATCAATTTAACATTGTAATGAATCATAAAAAAGTATTACGTATCATGAGAAAATACAACGTATTATCTCGGGTTAGAAAAAAGAAGAAGATATTTGTGCTCGGTCATGAACCAGTGGTAGCTAAAAATAGAATACAACGGAGATTTAAAGCTACCAAGCCTAATGAAAAATGGTTCACTGATATCACGTATTTGATGTTCGGCAATAAGACTCTTTATTTTTCATCTATTATAGATGGGTTTAACAATGAAATTGTAAGTTATAAAATAGGTGAGACACAGGATGTTTCTCTTGTATTAGATACTCTAAAAGAGGCTTTAAGAAAGCGAAATGTGATTGATACGATTTTACATTCGGATCAAGGAAAAGTATATACATCAAAACAATTTCAAACATATGCCAAAGAAAAAGGCATTATCACAAGCATGTCTCGTACAGGAAACTGCCATGATAATGCCCTCATAGAATCCTTTCATTCTCATTTGAAATCCGAAGGATTCTATGCGCAAAATATAAAACAATCGAATAATGCTAGTATAATACAAACTGTGGATGAATACATCCACTACTATAATAATGAACGGATTCAGAGAAAATTAGATAACATGTCACCTATAGATTATAGGAAACATGTGGTCTAG
- a CDS encoding IS4 family transposase produces MNLSISDELELFSKELQRYMSPDALEQLAKNIGFVKRKSKYRAQDLVALCIWLSQNIAHTSLTQLCSRLEANTGISMSPEGLNQRFNSQAVQFLQQLLAHLLHQQFCSSSKIPTLYTNYFQRIRVLDSTHFQVPDKFNSTFQGSGGSGQNAGVKIQLEYDLLSGQFLHVHVGSGKHNDKTYGSTCLTSLQPHDVCIRDLGYFDLKDLHTISECDAYYISRLKLNTRIYQKNKEPEYFQNGTIKKHSEYIQLDMEQFIDQLKSGETYEIPEIYIGMYQKLPARLILYKLTETQMKRRQKDLASKEHKKQITYRERSKRLSAINFYITNIPLEYLPKEQVYDFYSLRWQIELIFKTWKSFFRIHHCNSVKLERLECHLYGQLIGILLCSSTMFQMRQLLLIKKKRELSEYKAIYIIKDYFPLIYQSLQKDTQELTKILFRLFNLLQKNGRKSHRYEKKTVFDILGVVYHFSMSHNHVA; encoded by the coding sequence ATGAATTTATCGATTTCTGACGAACTAGAATTGTTTTCTAAAGAGTTGCAACGATATATGTCACCTGATGCTTTAGAGCAATTAGCTAAAAATATAGGATTTGTGAAAAGAAAAAGTAAATACCGCGCACAAGATTTAGTGGCTCTATGTATTTGGTTAAGTCAAAACATAGCTCATACTTCATTGACACAATTATGTAGTCGATTAGAAGCTAACACAGGTATTTCTATGAGTCCAGAAGGACTCAATCAACGTTTTAATTCTCAGGCTGTTCAGTTTTTACAACAACTATTAGCACATTTACTTCATCAACAATTTTGTTCTTCTAGCAAGATTCCAACTTTGTATACAAACTATTTTCAGCGTATTCGTGTATTGGATTCTACACATTTTCAGGTTCCAGATAAATTTAATTCTACATTTCAAGGTTCAGGAGGGAGTGGCCAAAATGCTGGTGTAAAAATTCAACTAGAGTACGATTTACTTAGTGGTCAGTTTCTACATGTTCATGTAGGATCGGGAAAACACAATGATAAAACTTATGGTTCTACTTGCCTAACGTCTCTTCAACCACATGATGTATGTATACGTGATTTAGGATACTTTGATTTAAAAGACCTACATACTATAAGCGAGTGTGATGCTTATTATATTTCAAGATTAAAGCTCAATACACGTATTTATCAAAAGAATAAAGAGCCTGAATACTTTCAAAATGGAACAATAAAAAAGCACTCTGAATACATCCAATTAGATATGGAGCAATTCATTGACCAATTAAAGTCAGGTGAAACATATGAAATTCCTGAGATTTATATTGGAATGTATCAAAAGCTTCCTGCAAGACTTATTCTGTATAAATTAACTGAAACGCAAATGAAACGTAGACAAAAGGATTTAGCATCTAAAGAACATAAAAAGCAAATTACGTATAGGGAACGTAGTAAGCGGCTTAGTGCTATTAACTTTTACATTACAAATATTCCTTTGGAATATCTGCCAAAGGAACAAGTATATGATTTTTACTCCTTGCGATGGCAAATTGAACTTATCTTTAAAACATGGAAATCATTTTTTCGTATTCATCACTGTAATTCTGTGAAATTAGAACGACTAGAATGTCATTTATATGGACAATTAATTGGCATCCTTCTCTGTTCCTCCACCATGTTCCAAATGCGCCAATTACTCCTCATCAAGAAGAAACGAGAATTAAGCGAATATAAAGCGATTTATATCATAAAAGATTATTTCCCACTTATTTATCAATCCTTACAAAAAGACACCCAAGAATTAACAAAGATATTGTTTCGTCTGTTCAATCTCTTACAGAAAAACGGACGAAAATCCCATAGGTATGAGAAGAAAACAGTTTTTGATATCTTAGGCGTCGTATACCACTTTTCTATGTCTCATAATCATGTAGCGTAA
- a CDS encoding DUF3533 domain-containing protein yields the protein MLTVKQFFKQKMILGGVLGIMAAVIIASFAFMGSTVNPIPKDLPIAMVIQDTGVNLPGQGSVNLGDKIKELILQNKQSPVKWTFLQTQEDVLQGMKDKKYYAAIVFPPEISQQLVSLTTSKGQQAEVQVLVNQGMNYNAAMVSSQMIDKFIGGINENIRNTLLDQLSQRNMTLTTEQAKLLANPFIAKTELIHPVQARTGNGNIPIMLTQILWITTLISSLVLFIAVQKFTNGRVTGKSVLSQILAGSVFVTVIASLTLFIAHTILDVNIPNQGEIFLLLLFFGFMFFLLQSAVLNWIGRVGVPILMVVFFFSMPTLSLAHEFLPDVTKHWLYSWTPFKYSVEAFRNSFFFGGYGIGSYVQTMGFLGLVSLIIMVLAVFKGKDKQKGSLSTESV from the coding sequence ATGCTTACAGTAAAGCAATTTTTCAAACAAAAGATGATTCTAGGTGGCGTTTTAGGTATTATGGCTGCTGTTATCATCGCTAGTTTTGCTTTTATGGGTTCAACTGTTAATCCTATACCCAAAGACTTGCCCATCGCTATGGTAATACAGGATACAGGTGTGAACTTACCAGGACAAGGAAGTGTAAATTTAGGAGATAAAATAAAAGAGCTAATTTTGCAAAATAAGCAAAGCCCAGTTAAATGGACGTTCTTACAAACGCAAGAAGATGTATTGCAAGGGATGAAGGATAAGAAGTACTACGCTGCCATCGTGTTTCCACCAGAAATATCCCAGCAACTTGTATCGCTGACCACATCTAAGGGACAACAAGCCGAGGTACAAGTCTTGGTGAATCAAGGGATGAACTATAATGCCGCAATGGTTTCAAGCCAAATGATTGATAAGTTCATTGGAGGGATAAACGAAAATATCCGTAATACCTTGCTTGATCAGCTTTCACAAAGAAATATGACACTAACAACTGAACAGGCAAAGTTATTGGCAAACCCATTTATTGCTAAAACGGAGTTGATTCATCCAGTTCAAGCACGTACAGGTAATGGAAATATTCCTATAATGCTGACACAAATCTTATGGATTACTACTCTTATCAGCTCCTTAGTCTTATTTATAGCTGTCCAAAAGTTTACAAACGGACGCGTTACAGGAAAATCAGTCCTATCACAGATTCTTGCGGGTTCTGTTTTCGTGACAGTAATTGCAAGTTTAACTCTTTTCATTGCTCATACCATACTCGATGTAAACATACCGAACCAAGGAGAAATTTTCTTATTGTTACTTTTCTTTGGCTTCATGTTCTTCCTTTTGCAAAGTGCAGTTCTCAACTGGATTGGCCGTGTCGGGGTACCAATATTAATGGTAGTCTTCTTCTTTTCTATGCCAACCTTATCACTGGCACACGAATTTCTTCCGGATGTGACAAAACACTGGTTGTATTCTTGGACTCCTTTTAAGTACAGTGTAGAAGCATTTCGTAACAGCTTCTTCTTTGGAGGATACGGGATAGGATCATATGTTCAGACGATGGGGTTTCTTGGACTTGTATCTCTTATAATTATGGTACTGGCTGTATTCAAAGGGAAAGATAAACAAAAAGGTTCTTTATCTACTGAGTCAGTGTAG
- a CDS encoding helix-turn-helix transcriptional regulator, which produces MNRETVIDLISKNVRLIRLEKGYSQEKMATVLGISKKTLVQVEKERTLISWTNAVAVCALFKDSQILKHILGEESFEVIETLAHDGMNTPKVKTLGGKMFWNEIAKKGKFRVQQNVISQHFRILDDSDYRWYSTFEEEDVINRFHELTNE; this is translated from the coding sequence TTGAATAGAGAAACTGTAATTGATTTGATTTCTAAGAATGTTCGTCTGATTCGTCTTGAAAAAGGATATTCTCAAGAAAAAATGGCCACTGTTCTAGGAATTTCGAAAAAGACATTGGTTCAAGTTGAAAAAGAAAGAACATTAATTAGTTGGACGAATGCTGTCGCAGTTTGTGCCTTATTTAAGGATAGTCAAATCTTAAAACACATTTTAGGAGAAGAATCTTTTGAGGTAATCGAAACACTAGCCCACGATGGTATGAATACGCCAAAAGTAAAAACATTAGGCGGAAAAATGTTTTGGAATGAGATTGCGAAAAAAGGAAAATTTCGAGTACAACAAAATGTGATTAGTCAACATTTTCGTATTTTAGATGATAGTGATTATAGGTGGTATAGCACGTTTGAAGAGGAAGATGTTATAAATCGTTTTCACGAATTAACTAACGAGTAA